From a single Candidatus Obscuribacterales bacterium genomic region:
- a CDS encoding hemerythrin family protein, producing MQKFEWTDSLSVGVPMIDIHHKELITAFNDLSDAIEQGTGASYIKKLLTFLKYFTEWHFEQEESCAAKHRCAIGETNQQAHHRFLQIFSDLRIEYRDSGASEAIARKAHAQLADWLVNHIMTIDTQIGTCVRHSLKNQSS from the coding sequence ATGCAGAAATTTGAATGGACAGATAGCCTGAGTGTTGGTGTTCCTATGATTGATATTCATCATAAGGAATTAATCACGGCGTTTAATGATCTATCGGATGCGATTGAGCAAGGAACCGGAGCCAGCTATATCAAAAAGCTGCTGACGTTTCTCAAATATTTTACCGAGTGGCATTTTGAGCAAGAGGAAAGCTGTGCTGCCAAACATCGCTGTGCCATCGGCGAAACCAATCAACAAGCCCATCACAGATTTTTGCAGATCTTTAGCGATCTACGGATTGAGTATCGAGACAGCGGTGCTAGTGAAGCGATCGCCCGCAAAGCCCATGCTCAGCTAGCCGATTGGTTGGTAAACCACATTATGACCATTGATACTCAAATTGGCACCTGTGTGCGTCATTCCTTAAAAAATCAATCCTCCTAG
- a CDS encoding DUF2382 domain-containing protein, with the protein MNLTPLSPLDDSYRRKFGDINVEQLDVYSNPQERVGTAGEVLTDETGLSSYLTVYLEHSSQKYVLLPSEWFQVDRAARRVYLNGLTRSQLIALPSFDPTGVIRRSPSRRSTPKPASAQQTWEKGALESSGPLESSVSLESSVPLESSRALESFAPLDSVSTAPIRPPAPVNRPDIVRNPAAPPEEMPSPSSPKTLTPETGQEIVREIKPIQLLEERIVSDRQRRKVGEVIIRKVVETQIVEVPVRREKLVIEQVGTNPKPLASIDFGQDGQPVITPISDRVEGFPSDTSVPSQSQPLHQAQSNALGSMDQPSVAPQQSVSAQPTSLHTPSSQEANPITAPHYISAHTAQQILSDLSQQLDNDSCGVRLEFADASLQRVYEQGLENASMSQQNHP; encoded by the coding sequence ATGAATTTAACACCCTTAAGCCCTTTAGATGACAGTTATCGTAGAAAGTTCGGGGACATTAATGTCGAACAGCTCGACGTGTATAGTAATCCTCAGGAACGAGTGGGTACGGCAGGAGAGGTCTTAACAGACGAAACTGGTCTTTCAAGTTACTTGACCGTCTATCTGGAGCACTCTTCACAAAAGTATGTTCTGCTTCCTTCAGAATGGTTTCAGGTGGATCGGGCAGCCCGACGAGTCTATCTCAACGGATTAACGCGATCGCAACTGATAGCCCTTCCTAGCTTTGATCCAACCGGCGTGATTCGGCGATCGCCCTCAAGACGATCTACCCCAAAACCAGCTTCGGCTCAGCAAACCTGGGAAAAAGGGGCATTGGAGTCGTCTGGCCCCCTAGAGTCATCCGTGTCCTTAGAATCGTCTGTTCCGTTGGAGTCGTCTAGGGCCTTAGAATCCTTTGCGCCTCTAGATAGTGTTTCAACTGCGCCAATTCGTCCTCCTGCCCCTGTAAATCGACCAGACATCGTTCGCAATCCAGCAGCACCTCCTGAAGAGATGCCAAGCCCATCGTCACCGAAAACCTTAACGCCTGAAACAGGTCAAGAGATTGTCAGAGAGATCAAGCCTATTCAACTGCTTGAAGAACGAATTGTCAGCGATCGCCAGCGGCGTAAGGTCGGTGAGGTGATCATTCGCAAAGTTGTGGAAACTCAAATAGTGGAAGTTCCAGTTCGGCGCGAGAAGCTAGTAATTGAGCAGGTGGGCACGAATCCTAAACCACTAGCCAGTATTGATTTTGGGCAGGATGGGCAGCCTGTGATAACGCCGATCAGCGATCGCGTCGAAGGCTTTCCTTCAGATACATCTGTACCCTCTCAATCTCAACCTCTCCATCAGGCTCAATCTAACGCTTTAGGATCCATGGATCAACCCAGTGTTGCCCCTCAGCAAAGCGTTTCTGCTCAACCTACCTCGTTGCATACTCCATCTTCCCAAGAGGCTAACCCAATAACTGCACCTCACTATATTTCTGCCCACACGGCACAACAGATTTTAAGCGATCTATCTCAGCAGCTTGATAACGATAGCTGTGGAGTTCGGCTAGAGTTTGCTGACGCGTCTTTACAACGCGTTTATGAACAGGGATTAGAAAATGCATCTATGTCTCAGCAAAACCACCCATAG